In a genomic window of Glycine max cultivar Williams 82 chromosome 13, Glycine_max_v4.0, whole genome shotgun sequence:
- the LOC102670035 gene encoding protein DOWN-REGULATED IN DIF1 11, protein MATFSNISLMVLCFIISSSLMVKIGLSQDAPEPSNAPGPMSSYVKYLANCGSHLSPNCGDEVFSAIFFGNKTVSNGCCDKLVNDVGKVCHDDMTKYILTLPKFRAHKIQILKRSEKVWFDCDLQDYPFGPDGPES, encoded by the coding sequence ATGGCTACATTCAGCAACATTTCTCTAATGGTCCTATGTTTCATTATTAGTTCTTCCTTGATGGTCAAAATCGGGCTTTCACAAGATGCTCCGGAACCATCAAATGCACCAGGGCCAATGTCATCGTATGTCAAGTATTTAGCCAATTGTGGGTCTCATTTGTCCCCAAATTGTGGTGATGAGGTATTCTCAGCAATATTTTTTGGTAACAAAACAGTTAGTAATGGTTGTTGTGACAAGCTTGTGAATGATGTTGGGAAAGTGTGCCACGATGATATGACAAAGTATATTTTGACATTGCCTAAGTTCCGGGCCCATAAAATTCAGATCTTGAAGAGGAGTGAGAAGGTTTGGTTTGATTGTGATTTGCAGGACTACCCTTTTGGACCCGATGGTCCTGAATCATGA